The window ACTTCTTCTCTGTGCATGATTGCTACGCCTTCACGTACATCATCAGCGCCGTAACATAAGATCTCTCCGCGAGGGCCTTGTGAGAAGCGGCGACGTTCTGTTTCAACAAGCTCGCCTGTTTGGTAATCGTATTGAGTGCGAACATAGGTAAAACCATTGATGCGAGAAATTAAGTAAGCTGCATCTTTACCTAGACCATTGAGTATTACCTTTAATGGGTTGTGACGTGATTTGTTGACGTTGAGTGCGATTTTAATCGCACCTTCTGCAGCAGCAAAAGATTCATGGCCCGCAAGGAAAGCAAAGCAGTGGCTTTCTTCATTTAGAAGACGTGCAGCCAATGCACCGTGGCCGATCCCCACTTGGCGTTGCTCAGCAACACTGCCAGGTTTGGTGAATGCTTGAAGGCCTTCACCAATGATATTTGCTGCTTGTTCTGCGCTGGTGGCTTTGCGAAATAGCGCCAGTGCTGAGCCAAGGATATAAGCATCGGCAGCGCTTTCAAAAGCAATAGGTTGGGTATCCATCACTAACGCTTTTGGGTCGACATTGTGTGATAGACAGTATTGGTTCGCTTGCTCTAAAGAGTCGAAGTTCATTTCTGCCAATACGCGAGTTACTGATTCATTAAATTGAGTGTTCATCATATCTTTCCTCTAAATTGGCAAAAATTATTGTTGGCGTGGGTTAATGGTGGTTACGGCTTCATCGAAGCGACCGTAAGTTCCCATAGCAAGGTCTGCTGCTTCATTAGCTGACATACCTTGATTAATCGCCTTCATCATTTTGCCGAGGTTGAGATATTCGTAGCCAATTACTTCGCTATGGTCATCAAGTGCAAGCTTGGTCACGTAACCCTCTGCAAGCTCTAGGTAACGAACGCCTTTCGCTGAGGTTGAATAGCTAGTACCTACTTGGCTACGTTGTGTTTGACCTAGGTCTTCTAATGCAGCGCCAATTTCTAGGCCGCCTTCAGAGAATGCAGATTGAGTTCGACCGTAAACAAATTGCAGAAAGATTTCGCGCATGGCTACGTTAATAGCGTCACACACCAAGTCAGTATTCAGGGCTTCAAGAATGGTTCTTCCTGTGAGGATTTCGGCTGCCATCGCGGCTGATTGAGTCATGCCTGAA of the Vibrio lentus genome contains:
- a CDS encoding GGGtGRT protein yields the protein MMNTQFNESVTRVLAEMNFDSLEQANQYCLSHNVDPKALVMDTQPIAFESAADAYILGSALALFRKATSAEQAANIIGEGLQAFTKPGSVAEQRQVGIGHGALAARLLNEESHCFAFLAGHESFAAAEGAIKIALNVNKSRHNPLKVILNGLGKDAAYLISRINGFTYVRTQYDYQTGELVETERRRFSQGPRGEILCYGADDVREGVAIMHREEVDVSITGNSTNPTRFQHPVAGIYKAERTRQGLPYFSVASGGGTGRTLHPDNVAAGPASYGMTDTMGRMHADAQFAGSSSVPAHVAMMGFIGMGNNPMVGATVALAVAVSESQNA
- a CDS encoding iron-sulfur cluster assembly scaffold protein is translated as MHYSSEIQSMCPIQRGDLHTSAPIPVEGAMVSPKDVIAISGLSHGVGTCAPQQGAAKLTLNVKNGIIEEALIETIGCSGMTQSAAMAAEILTGRTILEALNTDLVCDAINVAMREIFLQFVYGRTQSAFSEGGLEIGAALEDLGQTQRSQVGTSYSTSAKGVRYLELAEGYVTKLALDDHSEVIGYEYLNLGKMMKAINQGMSANEAADLAMGTYGRFDEAVTTINPRQQ